In Caproicibacterium amylolyticum, a genomic segment contains:
- a CDS encoding ABC transporter permease: MAKKTQPAAPAEVLQYDPKGHIDTAAFERIGTDTADMEAIARPSISFWKDAFNRVRRSPTAVICTILLVILIIGAIFIPFFSTFSISQQNVAFSNKPPMSVDSLTNGVHIFGTDALGRDIWVRTWAGARVSLTVAFAVAIIDCLVGVIYGGVSGYFGGAVDNVMMRIVEIISGIPYLIIVMLLMIVMDRGLGSIIIAYSITGWTGMARLVRGQVMSLKEQEFLIAAQAMGAKPRRIIGRHLVPNILSVIIVNVTLDIPNIIFTEAFLSMLGLGIAPPNSSWGILANDGIAVFQQYPFELVVPALFICVTMLSFNLLGDQLRDAFDPKLRR; the protein is encoded by the coding sequence ATGGCAAAGAAAACTCAGCCGGCCGCTCCGGCAGAAGTGCTGCAGTATGACCCGAAAGGCCATATTGACACTGCCGCTTTTGAGCGTATCGGTACCGACACAGCTGACATGGAAGCCATTGCACGGCCTTCCATCAGTTTCTGGAAAGATGCTTTTAACCGCGTGCGCCGCAGCCCAACTGCTGTAATATGCACAATTCTGCTGGTAATCCTGATTATCGGTGCTATTTTCATTCCGTTCTTCAGCACTTTTTCAATTTCCCAGCAAAATGTTGCATTTTCCAACAAACCGCCAATGTCTGTTGATTCTCTTACTAACGGCGTTCATATTTTCGGCACAGACGCACTTGGCCGTGATATCTGGGTACGTACCTGGGCAGGTGCCCGCGTTTCCCTGACCGTTGCATTTGCCGTTGCAATTATCGACTGCCTCGTTGGTGTTATTTACGGCGGCGTTTCCGGCTACTTCGGCGGCGCTGTCGATAATGTAATGATGCGTATCGTTGAAATTATCAGTGGTATTCCTTACCTGATTATCGTTATGCTGCTGATGATTGTTATGGACCGTGGCCTTGGCAGCATCATCATCGCATACTCCATCACCGGCTGGACCGGCATGGCGCGGCTGGTGCGCGGCCAGGTCATGTCACTGAAGGAACAGGAATTCCTGATTGCCGCGCAGGCGATGGGTGCAAAGCCCCGCCGCATTATCGGCCGTCACTTGGTTCCAAATATTCTGAGCGTTATCATCGTTAATGTAACGCTGGACATTCCGAACATCATCTTTACAGAAGCGTTCCTGTCAATGCTCGGCTTGGGCATTGCACCGCCGAACTCTTCCTGGGGCATTTTGGCCAATGACGGCATTGCTGTTTTCCAGCAGTATCCGTTCGAGCTTGTTGTGCCAGCTCTCTTCATCTGCGTTACCATGCTGTCCTTCAACCTGCTGGGCGACCAGCTGCGTGATGCATTTGACCCGAAACTGAGGAGGTAA
- a CDS encoding ABC transporter ATP-binding protein, with protein MEQILKVENLHVSFDSYAGEVHAVRGVSLHVDAGEVLAIVGESGCGKSVTAQTIMKLNPMPPARIKEGSITLCGKDIVAASEKEMQSIRGQMVSMIFQDPMTCMNPTMRVGKQLTETLRKHKHLSTAECKEEAIKLLKMVQIPNAEQRALQYPHEFSGGMRQRAMIAMALSCNPKLLIADEPTTALDVTIQAQIMQLMGKIREETGTAIILITHDLGVVANLADRVAVMYAGKIVEHGSAHDIFYRHAHPYTSALLRSLPTVDTDRNEQLVSIPGTPPDLYAPPKGCAFASRCKHCMKICREQQPPEFTIGENHTASCWRLHPDFPGSAAKSSESKEADA; from the coding sequence ATGGAACAAATACTGAAAGTTGAAAATCTCCACGTTTCGTTTGACAGCTATGCAGGTGAAGTTCACGCAGTACGCGGTGTTTCCCTCCATGTAGACGCAGGCGAAGTGCTGGCGATTGTCGGTGAATCCGGCTGCGGCAAAAGCGTTACCGCACAAACGATTATGAAGCTCAACCCCATGCCTCCTGCCCGCATTAAGGAAGGCAGCATAACCCTGTGCGGCAAGGACATTGTTGCCGCAAGCGAAAAGGAAATGCAGAGCATCCGCGGACAGATGGTCAGCATGATTTTTCAGGACCCTATGACCTGCATGAACCCAACCATGCGCGTTGGCAAACAGCTGACTGAAACTCTGCGTAAGCACAAACACCTCTCCACAGCAGAATGTAAGGAAGAAGCTATCAAGCTGCTGAAAATGGTGCAGATTCCAAATGCGGAGCAGCGCGCCCTGCAGTACCCGCATGAATTTTCCGGTGGTATGCGTCAGCGTGCTATGATTGCCATGGCGCTTTCCTGCAACCCGAAATTGTTGATTGCAGATGAGCCGACTACCGCACTGGACGTAACCATTCAGGCGCAGATCATGCAGCTGATGGGTAAGATTCGTGAGGAAACCGGCACCGCAATTATTCTGATTACCCATGACCTCGGTGTGGTTGCAAACCTTGCGGACCGCGTTGCAGTCATGTATGCCGGCAAGATTGTGGAGCACGGTTCCGCACATGATATTTTCTATCGCCATGCACACCCATACACTTCTGCACTGCTGCGCAGCCTGCCGACTGTGGACACCGACCGAAATGAGCAGCTGGTCAGCATCCCCGGTACCCCTCCGGACTTGTATGCACCGCCGAAGGGCTGCGCCTTTGCAAGCCGCTGCAAGCACTGCATGAAGATTTGCCGCGAGCAGCAGCCGCCGGAATTCACCATTGGTGAAAACCACACCGCGTCCTGCTGGCGCCTGCACCCGGATTTTCCCGGCAGTGCCGCCAAATCCAGTGAAAGTAAGGAGGCCGACGCATAA
- a CDS encoding ABC transporter ATP-binding protein, producing the protein MDKEKLITLEHISKHFHVGKKQTLVAVNDITMDIYKGETLGVVGESGCGKSTLGRVVMGIYHPTKGVIKYREKPVDLKRTKDRFAYSEKAQIIFQDPYASLDPRMTVGTIISEGMEIHNMYDAKKRQERVYELLETVGLNREHANRFPHEFSGGQRQRIGIARALAIEPEFIVCDEPISALDVSIQSQIINLLKELQQKLGLTYMFIAHDLNIVKYISDRIAVMYLGNLLELANSDEIYSHTLHPYSKALLAAVPIPDPDKEAQKKIQVLSGDVPSPINPKPGCPFASRCPYADDTCRTKSPELREVRPNHFVACHKVEVETN; encoded by the coding sequence ATGGATAAGGAAAAGCTGATTACTCTGGAGCACATCTCCAAACACTTCCATGTCGGCAAAAAGCAGACACTGGTAGCTGTCAACGACATCACCATGGACATCTACAAAGGTGAAACACTTGGTGTTGTCGGTGAATCCGGCTGCGGAAAATCCACGCTTGGCCGTGTGGTAATGGGCATTTACCACCCGACAAAGGGTGTCATTAAGTACCGCGAAAAGCCCGTTGACCTGAAGCGTACAAAAGACCGCTTTGCTTATTCTGAAAAAGCACAGATTATCTTTCAGGATCCGTATGCATCCCTTGACCCCCGCATGACGGTCGGCACCATCATTTCCGAAGGCATGGAAATTCACAATATGTATGATGCCAAAAAGCGTCAGGAGCGCGTTTATGAACTGCTGGAAACAGTCGGTCTGAACCGTGAGCATGCCAACCGCTTTCCGCATGAATTCAGCGGCGGCCAGCGTCAGCGCATCGGCATTGCCCGTGCACTCGCAATCGAACCGGAATTCATTGTCTGTGATGAACCAATTTCCGCTCTGGACGTTTCTATTCAGAGCCAGATTATCAATCTGCTCAAAGAACTGCAGCAGAAGCTGGGCCTGACCTACATGTTTATTGCCCATGACCTGAACATTGTCAAGTACATTTCTGACCGAATTGCGGTTATGTACCTTGGCAACCTGCTGGAGCTTGCGAACAGTGATGAAATTTATTCGCACACACTGCATCCTTACAGTAAGGCACTGCTTGCCGCTGTTCCGATTCCGGACCCCGACAAAGAAGCACAGAAAAAAATTCAGGTTCTTTCCGGCGATGTGCCAAGCCCCATTAATCCGAAGCCGGGCTGCCCCTTTGCGAGCCGCTGCCCCTATGCGGATGACACCTGCCGCACAAAGTCACCTGAGCTGCGCGAGGTTCGCCCGAACCACTTTGTGGCCTGCCACAAGGTGGAAGTGGAAACAAATTAA
- a CDS encoding ECF transporter S component, whose product MKTFTTRRLVMGALCVALGIVLPLVFHSIPNGGSVFLPMHIPVLLCGFLCGWPLGALCGAVTPLFSAIFTGMPPMAILPSMICELAVYGLVSGLLYHHVHTRKPLQDLYICLAASMLAGRVVSGVVQALLFSAGKYTLTAWLTASFVTALPGILIQLVLLPVLITALQKAKLARL is encoded by the coding sequence TTGAAAACTTTTACCACTCGACGCCTGGTTATGGGCGCCCTTTGCGTGGCACTCGGCATTGTGCTGCCGCTTGTTTTTCATTCCATTCCAAACGGCGGAAGTGTTTTTCTGCCGATGCACATTCCGGTGCTGCTGTGTGGATTTTTATGCGGCTGGCCGTTGGGTGCACTCTGCGGCGCTGTAACGCCTCTTTTTTCCGCAATTTTTACAGGTATGCCGCCCATGGCGATACTGCCAAGCATGATTTGTGAACTGGCGGTTTACGGCTTGGTATCGGGTCTGCTGTACCACCATGTACATACCAGAAAGCCGCTGCAGGATCTTTACATTTGCCTTGCAGCTTCCATGCTGGCAGGGCGCGTAGTTTCCGGTGTGGTACAGGCACTGCTGTTCTCTGCCGGAAAGTACACACTGACTGCGTGGCTAACTGCCTCCTTTGTTACCGCGTTGCCCGGCATCCTGATTCAGCTTGTCCTGCTGCCGGTGCTGATTACCGCGCTGCAGAAAGCCAAATTAGCCCGCTTATAA
- the proC gene encoding pyrroline-5-carboxylate reductase → MKLGFIGCGNMASAMISGILKNGICAPQEITVSAKTQATLDKAKAEYGVSTATANAEVVKVADVVVLAVKPQFYAEVIAEIKDAVKPAQMIITIAPGKTLAWLAEQFGQKLPIVRTMPNTPAMVGEGITAACPNETVTDENLKCALKILESCGKAEVIPERLMDAVVAVSGSSPAYVFLFIEAMADAAVADGMPRRQAYTFAAQAVLGSAKMVLETGKHPGELKDMVCSPAGTTIEAVRVLEEKGFRASVMDAMKACSDKAKSV, encoded by the coding sequence ATGAAGCTTGGATTTATCGGCTGCGGAAATATGGCGTCTGCCATGATTTCCGGCATTCTGAAAAACGGCATCTGTGCACCACAGGAAATTACCGTTTCCGCAAAAACACAGGCAACGCTGGACAAAGCAAAGGCAGAGTATGGTGTTTCCACAGCAACCGCGAATGCAGAGGTCGTTAAGGTGGCAGATGTAGTTGTGCTGGCAGTGAAACCGCAGTTTTACGCGGAAGTAATTGCGGAAATTAAAGACGCGGTCAAACCCGCACAGATGATTATTACGATTGCACCTGGCAAAACGCTTGCGTGGCTTGCAGAGCAGTTCGGCCAAAAGTTGCCGATTGTACGCACCATGCCGAACACACCCGCAATGGTCGGGGAGGGCATTACCGCCGCCTGCCCGAATGAAACGGTGACAGACGAAAATCTGAAGTGCGCACTGAAAATTCTGGAAAGCTGCGGCAAAGCAGAAGTGATACCGGAGCGCCTGATGGATGCGGTGGTTGCTGTCAGCGGCAGTTCTCCGGCTTACGTTTTTCTGTTCATAGAGGCAATGGCGGATGCTGCGGTTGCAGACGGCATGCCCCGCAGGCAGGCATACACCTTTGCGGCGCAGGCGGTGCTGGGCAGCGCGAAGATGGTGCTGGAAACAGGCAAACATCCCGGCGAACTGAAAGATATGGTCTGTTCCCCGGCAGGTACCACGATTGAAGCTGTGCGTGTACTGGAGGAAAAAGGCTTCCGCGCAAGTGTGATGGACGCTATGAAGGCCTGTTCTGACAAGGCAAAATCTGTTTAA
- the hypD gene encoding trans-4-hydroxy-L-proline dehydratase, whose translation MSETTGCCAVPSQQKQKQHGMNERVRRLREESLSAQPHLYMERAKLETEAYQLYEGKVSVPELRALTLQHFFAHKTISISKGELIVGEKGDGPQAAPTFPELCCHTLEDMQVMNDRKLINFVNTEADREYQKEVIIPFWEKRSIRYKILEKMTPEWKAAYGCGIFTEFMEQRGPGHTVGSEKIYRKGLLEYQQDIQNALDALDFYHDRNALEKQNELKAMSIACDAVMTLSRRYGELARSMAAETEDDAWKADLLRIAANCEVVPAHKPQTFHQALQMYWFVHLAVTSELNPWDSYSPGRLDQHVYPFYKKDTEAGTLDRAHALELLECLWVKFNNQPAPPKVGITLKESGTYTDFANINTGGVAPDGTNGVNDVSYLILDCMDDMKLLQPSSNVQISRKTPSKFLLRACEISRKGWGQPAFYNTEAIIQELLNAGKSIEDARGGGTSGCVETGAFGNEAYILTGYFNLPKILELTLFNGYDHVANCQLGLQLGSAEDFHSYEELFAAYQKQIEYFLNIKVRGSNVIEKIYADYMPVPFLSVITNDCIKKGMDYNAGGARYNTSYIQGVGIGTVTDCLAAIKYNVYDKQKFTMTQLTQALMDDFEKEPRILNLVQNHTPKYGNDDDYADEIMRSVFDFYQKAVTGRPNMRSGQYRINMLPTTCHVYFGEVMLASANGRRAHKPVSEGISPAKGADTHGPTAVIKSCAKMDHVRTGGTLLNQKFPPSVVAGEQGLQQMANLVRTYFNMDGHHIQFNVIDRKTLLDAQAHPDEYKDLIVRVAGYSDHFRNLSKALQDEIIERTEQSFA comes from the coding sequence ATGAGTGAAACAACTGGCTGCTGTGCCGTACCAAGTCAGCAGAAACAGAAACAGCACGGCATGAATGAACGTGTCCGCCGCCTGCGGGAAGAGAGCCTTTCCGCACAGCCGCATCTTTACATGGAGCGGGCCAAACTGGAAACGGAAGCGTATCAGCTTTACGAGGGCAAGGTTTCCGTGCCGGAACTGCGTGCGCTGACCCTGCAGCATTTCTTTGCCCACAAAACAATTTCCATCAGCAAAGGGGAACTCATTGTCGGCGAAAAAGGGGATGGTCCGCAGGCCGCACCGACCTTTCCGGAACTGTGCTGTCACACGCTCGAAGATATGCAGGTGATGAATGACCGCAAGTTAATCAATTTTGTAAACACGGAAGCGGATAGAGAATATCAAAAAGAAGTTATTATTCCATTCTGGGAAAAACGCTCAATTCGATATAAAATTCTGGAGAAGATGACGCCGGAGTGGAAAGCGGCCTATGGGTGCGGAATTTTCACGGAATTTATGGAACAGCGCGGCCCCGGCCATACAGTTGGTTCCGAAAAAATCTACCGCAAGGGTTTGCTGGAGTATCAGCAGGATATTCAGAATGCACTGGATGCACTGGACTTTTACCACGACCGTAACGCACTGGAAAAGCAGAATGAACTGAAAGCCATGTCGATTGCGTGTGATGCAGTGATGACACTCAGCCGCCGTTACGGCGAGTTGGCACGCAGCATGGCGGCGGAAACGGAAGACGATGCGTGGAAAGCGGACCTGCTGCGGATTGCAGCCAACTGTGAGGTGGTTCCCGCGCACAAACCGCAGACGTTCCATCAGGCGCTGCAGATGTACTGGTTTGTGCATCTGGCGGTGACCAGTGAACTGAACCCGTGGGATTCCTACAGCCCCGGCAGACTGGATCAGCACGTATATCCGTTTTACAAAAAGGATACCGAGGCGGGTACACTGGACCGCGCACACGCGCTGGAACTTCTGGAATGTCTGTGGGTCAAGTTCAACAATCAGCCCGCGCCGCCGAAAGTGGGCATCACCCTGAAAGAAAGCGGCACTTACACCGACTTTGCCAATATCAACACCGGCGGTGTTGCGCCGGACGGCACCAACGGTGTCAATGACGTAAGCTATCTGATTCTGGACTGCATGGATGATATGAAGCTGCTGCAGCCAAGTTCCAACGTGCAGATCAGCCGCAAAACGCCAAGCAAATTTTTGCTGCGTGCCTGCGAAATCAGCCGCAAGGGCTGGGGGCAGCCGGCTTTTTACAATACCGAGGCAATTATTCAGGAACTGCTGAACGCGGGCAAATCCATTGAGGACGCCCGCGGCGGCGGCACCAGCGGCTGTGTGGAGACCGGCGCTTTCGGCAACGAAGCGTATATTTTGACCGGCTACTTTAATCTGCCGAAGATTCTGGAACTGACCCTTTTTAACGGCTATGATCATGTAGCAAACTGCCAGCTGGGTCTGCAGCTTGGCAGTGCGGAGGATTTCCACTCCTATGAGGAACTGTTTGCGGCGTATCAGAAACAAATCGAATATTTTCTGAATATTAAAGTGCGCGGCAGCAACGTGATTGAAAAAATTTATGCGGATTATATGCCGGTTCCGTTTCTCTCGGTCATTACCAACGACTGCATCAAAAAAGGAATGGATTACAACGCGGGCGGCGCACGCTACAACACCAGCTACATTCAGGGCGTTGGAATCGGTACGGTTACCGACTGCCTTGCCGCAATCAAATATAATGTGTACGATAAACAGAAATTCACCATGACCCAACTCACACAGGCTCTAATGGATGACTTTGAAAAGGAACCGCGTATTTTGAATCTGGTGCAGAACCATACGCCGAAGTACGGAAATGACGATGATTACGCGGATGAAATTATGCGTTCCGTTTTTGATTTTTACCAGAAGGCAGTGACCGGACGGCCCAACATGCGCAGCGGGCAGTACCGCATCAATATGCTGCCGACTACCTGCCATGTTTACTTCGGCGAAGTGATGCTGGCAAGCGCCAACGGCCGCCGTGCGCACAAACCGGTCAGTGAGGGGATTTCTCCGGCAAAGGGCGCGGATACGCACGGTCCGACCGCTGTCATCAAGTCCTGCGCAAAGATGGACCACGTGCGCACTGGCGGCACACTGCTCAACCAGAAATTCCCGCCAAGCGTGGTGGCTGGGGAGCAGGGGCTGCAGCAGATGGCGAATCTGGTTCGCACCTATTTCAATATGGACGGACACCACATCCAGTTCAATGTGATTGACCGCAAAACACTGTTGGACGCGCAGGCACACCCGGATGAATATAAAGATTTGATTGTGCGTGTGGCGGGCTACAGCGACCACTTCCGCAATTTGAGCAAAGCGCTGCAGGATGAGATTATAGAGCGTACCGAGCAGAGCTTTGCTTGA
- a CDS encoding trans-4-hydroxy-L-proline dehydratase activase — translation MQVPAVFNIQKYSIHDGDGIRTTIFFKGCPLHCAWCHNPESQNPNPELLWMEEKCTGCGECVNACRQTAVSRTELGKILFDRGKCTACGECTEWCLANARETAGKIYTVEELVEEAEKDSMFYEQSGGGVTLSGGEVMTAKPFSYVTELAQRLCERGTSVYIDTSGCVEWARFAAVLPYTDTFLYDIKAMNPQKHRQYIGADNQLILENLRRLSDAGARIYLRLPLVHGINDSEEDIDAIIQFLKTGIHTAQINLLPYHNTGKSKYDRLGRVYDPQGLFQVPAKEQLEMIAGRFRQNGFANVKIGG, via the coding sequence ATGCAGGTACCGGCAGTTTTTAATATACAAAAATATTCCATTCATGACGGTGACGGCATACGGACAACGATTTTTTTTAAGGGCTGCCCGCTGCACTGCGCCTGGTGTCATAATCCGGAAAGCCAGAATCCAAATCCCGAACTGCTCTGGATGGAGGAAAAATGTACAGGGTGCGGCGAATGCGTAAATGCCTGCCGTCAGACGGCAGTTTCGCGTACAGAGTTGGGAAAAATCCTTTTTGACCGCGGCAAGTGCACTGCCTGCGGGGAATGTACCGAGTGGTGCCTTGCAAATGCCAGAGAAACAGCGGGAAAGATTTATACCGTTGAGGAATTGGTGGAGGAAGCAGAAAAGGACAGCATGTTTTATGAACAGTCCGGCGGGGGCGTTACGCTTTCTGGCGGTGAAGTTATGACCGCCAAACCGTTTTCCTATGTCACAGAACTGGCACAGCGGCTCTGTGAGCGTGGAACAAGCGTTTACATAGATACCAGCGGGTGTGTGGAATGGGCACGTTTCGCGGCGGTTCTGCCGTATACAGACACGTTCCTGTATGACATCAAAGCAATGAATCCGCAAAAGCACCGGCAGTACATCGGCGCGGACAATCAGCTGATTCTGGAAAATCTGCGTCGTCTGAGTGATGCGGGCGCACGCATTTACCTGCGCCTGCCGCTGGTGCATGGTATTAATGACAGCGAAGAAGACATAGACGCAATTATACAATTTTTAAAGACGGGTATCCACACGGCGCAGATCAATTTGCTGCCGTATCACAATACAGGAAAAAGCAAGTATGACCGGCTGGGGCGTGTCTATGATCCACAGGGGCTTTTTCAGGTGCCCGCAAAGGAACAGTTGGAAATGATTGCAGGCCGGTTTCGGCAGAACGGTTTTGCCAATGTGAAAATAGGGGGATAA
- a CDS encoding sensor histidine kinase: protein MKLFLSYLRMHTKAILLVCIAAVIFSIVFALYDLPLAAVGYAVLLTFCVGLVFTFVDYLLFREKHFALQSLAKRIVYSLDGLPPAKSLMEEDYQTVITSLYRCTASLTTQYDRSRLEMVDYYTLWAHQIKTPIAAMRILLQTDESEERSALQDSLFKIEEYVEMVLSYLRLDSDISDFVLKHYPLDSIVRQAVRKYAPLFIRQKITLYYQPLDYSVLTDEKWLLFVIEQVLSNALKYTRTGGSVEIYLENGSTLVIADTGIGIAPEDLPRVGQKGFTGYNGRTDKKSTGIGLYLCRRILAKLSHTFVIESQVGRGTKVKIGLKSVHLTVE, encoded by the coding sequence ATGAAACTTTTTCTTTCCTATTTGCGTATGCATACAAAAGCAATCTTACTGGTCTGCATTGCCGCTGTGATTTTCAGCATCGTCTTTGCACTGTATGACTTGCCGCTGGCGGCAGTTGGCTACGCGGTGCTGCTTACTTTCTGTGTAGGGCTGGTTTTCACATTTGTGGACTACCTGCTCTTTCGGGAAAAGCACTTTGCGCTGCAGTCCCTTGCCAAGCGGATTGTATACAGTCTGGATGGTCTGCCGCCGGCAAAGTCGCTGATGGAGGAAGACTATCAGACGGTAATTACGTCTCTTTACCGCTGTACCGCCTCGCTGACCACGCAGTATGACCGTTCAAGGTTGGAAATGGTGGATTACTATACCCTGTGGGCCCATCAGATTAAAACACCGATTGCTGCTATGCGTATTCTGCTGCAAACGGACGAAAGTGAGGAACGCTCTGCTTTGCAGGATTCTCTCTTTAAAATTGAGGAATATGTGGAAATGGTACTTTCCTACCTGCGTCTGGACAGCGACATCAGCGATTTTGTGCTGAAACATTACCCACTGGACTCTATTGTGCGGCAGGCAGTGCGCAAATATGCACCGCTCTTCATTCGGCAGAAAATTACGCTGTATTATCAGCCGCTGGATTACAGTGTGCTGACAGACGAAAAGTGGCTTTTATTCGTGATTGAACAGGTGCTTTCCAACGCGCTGAAGTACACCCGAACCGGCGGCAGTGTAGAGATTTATTTAGAAAACGGCAGTACATTGGTGATCGCCGACACCGGCATTGGCATTGCACCGGAAGATTTGCCGCGCGTTGGGCAGAAAGGTTTTACCGGCTACAACGGCCGCACTGACAAAAAATCAACTGGAATCGGGCTGTATCTCTGCCGGCGGATTCTGGCAAAACTTTCTCATACATTCGTTATAGAATCGCAAGTTGGCAGGGGAACAAAAGTAAAAATCGGCCTGAAAAGTGTGCATTTGACAGTGGAGTGA
- a CDS encoding response regulator transcription factor has translation MYKILIVEDDPIIAASVAKHLTAWGLQTGIIQDFHSVTAEFAAFDPQLVLMDISLPFYNGFHWCEEIRRISQVPIIFLSSAADNMNIVMAMNMGGDDFIAKPFDLNVLTAKVQAVLRRTYDFGSPANLIEHGGTILNLSDGTLSFGEQKTELSKNELKILQALFESNGKVVRREDLMTRLWETDCYVDENTLTVNINRLRRKLAKIGLTDFILTKKGLGYMVEA, from the coding sequence ATGTACAAAATCTTAATTGTTGAGGATGACCCAATCATTGCGGCTTCTGTTGCAAAGCATCTGACCGCATGGGGGCTGCAGACGGGAATAATTCAGGACTTTCACAGTGTTACGGCAGAATTTGCTGCGTTTGACCCGCAGCTTGTGCTGATGGACATTTCCCTGCCGTTTTACAATGGATTTCACTGGTGTGAAGAGATTCGCCGTATTTCGCAAGTGCCCATTATCTTCCTATCTTCAGCGGCAGACAATATGAATATTGTAATGGCCATGAACATGGGCGGTGATGATTTTATCGCAAAGCCGTTTGATCTCAATGTGCTGACCGCGAAAGTGCAGGCGGTTCTGCGGCGCACCTATGACTTTGGCTCTCCCGCAAATCTGATTGAACACGGCGGAACAATTCTCAATCTTTCGGATGGTACACTCTCCTTTGGTGAACAGAAAACGGAACTTTCCAAAAATGAATTAAAAATTTTGCAGGCGTTGTTCGAAAGCAACGGCAAAGTTGTGCGCCGCGAGGATTTGATGACCCGCTTGTGGGAAACAGACTGCTACGTTGATGAAAACACGCTGACGGTAAACATTAACCGCCTGCGCCGGAAGCTCGCAAAAATCGGCCTTACAGATTTTATCCTCACAAAAAAAGGCCTTGGCTATATGGTGGAAGCATGA